In the genome of Natronorubrum daqingense, the window CTCACGTTGGGTGACACTTTCCACCCATCTCGTTGATACTGCCCTATTGAATAGCTCACTCCTCCCTCTCGCAGTTGCGTCTCAGCCCGTTTTGTCAGCCACACGCACCCATCGTTCCCCGCTCCGATCTGCGTACCCCTCCCCCATGTTCTTCCCCCTCTCCGATCTTCGAGCACCCCTCGAATCGAGGCTGTGTTCTACCCATTTATACTAACCACATGATTTCGTTACGCGCACGTATCGGACGCGAGTGCTCGAGTACACCCGACGACGAAGCTGTTGTGAACGGCGATAACAGGTCAATCTCCTCGAATTACAGGCATTCACAGAAGGTCGCTGGCTGGCACTACATTCGGGAGTGACTGTCACAATCGAGTGCTCGTTTGCACGAAATGCAACCGAATTTCAGCGCAATCTGACCATCACCCTCAGCTTATTCGTGGTATAGTAATGGCCCGCCTCTGTCTTGGAGTGAATAGTGACCCGGCCTGTCGGCGATCGGCCATTGGTCGGGTAGGTGACAATAATGACATACAACGGCACTGTACGGCAGGTATCCGTCTCGAACCGACTCTCGATGACCGTTCTACAGACGGTTCGACTCGCTGTCGACCGGTTATCCAGTCGTGCGACGTCGTCCCGAACTCGTATCCGCCTCGAGGTGAGCGGCTAATGTGCGGAATTATCGCACGCATTGGGCACGGAAACGCAGCAGAGACGCTGCTTTCCGGCCTCGAAAACCTCGAGTATCGCGGCTACGACTCGGCGGGAATCGCGGTACAGAACGGCTCCGGCGTCAAGATCCACAAGTGCTCGGGCGAGGTCTCTGATCTCAAATCCTCCCTCGAGTCACGACCCCACGGCAACATGGGAATCGGACACACGCGCTGGAGTACCCACGGTCCGCCGACGGACGAGAACGCACACCCACATACGGACACGGCAGGTGACGTCGCGGTCGTCCACAACGGCGTCATCGACAACTACGACGAACTCCGCTCGGAGCTCCAGGCCAAGGGCCACGAGTTCGAAAGCGAGACCGACACCGAGGTAATTCCACACCTCATCGACGACTACCGCGAAGAGACTGGCGACAGCGAAACGGCAGTCCGTCGCGCCGTCGAAACGCTCGAGGGGAGCTACGCGATCGCCGCGATCGTCGACGGCGAAGAAGCGGTGTACGCCGCGCGAAAAGGCTCGCCGCTCGTCCTCGGTCTCGACGAGGAGGAGTGGTTCCTCGCGAGTGACGTCCCCGCGTTCCTCGATTACACCGACGAAGTCATCTACCTCGAAGACGGCGACCTCGTCGTGCTCGAGCCGGATTCCTATCAGATCACCGACCTCGGCGGCGAGACGGTCGAACGATCGACCGACACCGTCGACTGGGACCCCGAAGACGCCGGAAAAGGCGAGTACGACCACTACATGCTAAAGGAGATCAACAGCCAGCCAACGACCCTCGCGAACACGATCGAGGGGCGGGTCCAAGACGGTGATGTCGTCTTCGAGGATCTCCCAGAAGGGACGTTTGCAGACGTCGAAACAGTTCAGTTCGTCGCCTGTGGGACCTCCTATCACGCGGCGATGTACGCAGACCAGTTGCTGCGATCGGCCGGTATCCGAACGGACGTCGTCCGCGCGAGCGAGTACGACTCGATGTCCGGCCCAGTCGACGAGAACACGCTCGTCGTCGCGGTCACCCAAAGCGGTGAGACGGCAGACACGCTCGACGCCGTCCGAACGGCGAGTGCGAACGGCGCGCGATCGCTCGCCGTCACCAACGTCGTCGGTTCGACGGCCGCTCGAGAGACGGACGACGCCGTCTACATCCGTGCCGGCCCGGAAGTCGGCGTCGCCGCGACGAAGACGTTCTCCTCGCAGGCGGTAACCCTCGCGTTGCTCTCCCAGCAACTCGCGGCCGACGTTCCCGACGTCAGTCCACCCGAGGACAGCGATGCGATGCTCGAGTCACTCGACGCGCTCCCGGGACACCTCGAGACGGTCCTCGAGAACTCGAACGCCGAGTCGCTCGCGTCGGACCTAATCGACAGCCAGTCGTTTTTCTTCATCGGCAACGGACTCGGTCACCCGGTCGCACTCGAGGGGGCGCTCAAGTTCAAGGAGATCACCTACGAGCACGCCGAAGGGTTCGCTTCCGGCGAACTCAAACACGGTCCACTCGCACTCGTGACGCCGGAGACTCCCGTCTTCGCGGTCGCGACGGGCTCCGACAGTAAGACGAAGACGAATGCGATCGAGGCCCAGACGCGTGGCGCGCCGATCGTCGCCGTGAGTCCGGACGACAATCCCCTCGTCGACGTTGCCGAGGACCACCTCACGATTCCGGACACGCACCCCGTCTGGGCTGGCCTCCTCGCGAACGTGCAACTCCAGTTGCTCTCGTACTACGCGGCGGACGAACTCGGCCGGTCGATCGACAAACCACGGAACCTGGCGAAAAGCGTGACGGTCGAATGATTTCCGCGACACTTTTCTAACCTGCATTCACGTCCCGTTCGCTGGAAATCGACGACGAGAGCTGTTTTCGTGCAACGCTGTCCATCTCTCGTCCACTGACGAGGGAGAGAAACGGTGCATCGACGTGCGGTGAAATCGTTCAGTGGCGAGTCACTTCCGTGTCGACGAGAGCAGTGGCCGAGTAGTGCCAGTTACGAACGGAGAGGAGAGGTGTGGATACACATTTGACTAGCCACTCACTTCGAGGACACTCATCGCCAGAAATAATATAGGCATTCGTGCTTTTCAAATTATATGATGATCCCCTCTCGCCGACGGCTCCTCCAGGTGTCCGGCGTCTCGCTCGTGGCGGCCGGTGCCGGCTGTGTGTCACTCCAGAGTCTCGGGTCGGAGGAAACTCGTCTCGAACGACTCGAGGTCGTCAATTCGGACACGACAGCGTACACCATCCACGTTTTGATGGCTGAAAACGGCGACCCAGCGTACTTTGACAGTCAGGAACTCGACGCACGGTCAGACGATGGGGACGAGGCGGGCAACGTGGTTTTCGACGGTTATCCCGATGAGACCGGCTCGTATACGATCTACTCGTGGGTCGACGACCAACCACCGGAAGAGTGGTCCGAATTCGATACGACCGAACGCGACGCGTGCACCGAGGTTACCATCACTGTCGGTGGACCGGACAGAACGGGTGACATCGTGATCCGCTCGACGGATGGCTGTCCACCGGATGACGAGACAGAGTCCTAACGCTCGAGTCGAGTACGACGCCCTCGACGCTACGACGGCTTTAGGTCGGTTCTGATGCCCTCGAGTCGTTCCTACACCCTCGAGCGGAATTCGAACGAAGTTCCCCTCTCCACAGAACTGTCACCTCCGAACGAATCCGATCTTCTGTCAACTGTCTCTCCTGCAGGTGAGCACAGGTGCGACAGGCTACGTAGCGGATCAGACGATCGCAGTTGGTCCGTCCGTTTAGATAACCCACTCCCTGCTGTGTACTGGCGAGGAAATCCGCGCCGAATGCAACTAACTGAGAGGCGTCGAAATTGTTCAGTCCGTTACGTCACTCTTCTTCGAGTTCGAAGGCGATGCCTTCGTCGTCGCCGTCGACTTCGACGGTCGTTTCTGCGGGCTCGTAGTCATCTGCCTCCGCTGTCAGGTCGTATTCGCCGTCTTCGACCTCGAATTCGGCCATGCCGTCATCGTCGACCTCCTGGGTCTCACTCGAGGCGAAGAAGTCCGAACTGTCCTCGAGTGAGACGGTTGCGTCGTCGATCGGATCGTTGTCATCGTCGTCGACGACGGCCGTCGTGAGGGTTGCGCCGTCGCCGTCTGCATCGCCATCGTCGCCGTCGTCGTCATCGTCATCGTCGTCTTCGGCCTCGAGCTCGAGGGTGAGTTCCTCGTCGTCGCCGTCGACTTCGATGTCGTCTTCGGCGGACTCGTGGTCGTCTGCATCCGCGCTCACCGTGTAGTCGGTGTCTTCGACCTCGAAGACTGCTTCGCCGTCGCCGTCGACATCTTGTTCGTCGCTCAGGCCGAAGCCGCCGTCGATTTCGACCGTCGCGTCGGTGACCGCGTCACCGTCGTCGTCCTCGGTCGTGACCGTGAGTGTCTGTTCGTCGTCTTCGTCTCCATCACTGTCGTCACCGTCAGACGGATCTTGATCGTCATCGTCGCTATCGCCGTCATCGCTATCGTCTGCGTCGTCATCGTCACCTGCGTCGTCGTCATCGCTATCATCTGCGTCGTCGTCATCGCTATCATCTGCGTCGTCGTCGCTATCGTCTGCATCGTCGTCGCTGTCGCCATCGTCCGCGTCGTCATCGCCACTGTCGCCGTCGTCCGCGTCGTCACCGTCATCACCCCCGTCGTCTGCATCACCATCGTCGCTTTCGTCTGCGTCGTCACCGTCCGCATCGTCGGCATCGTCGGCCGGTTCCGCATCGTCGTCTCCGTCGTCCGAGACGGAGCCGAGCATGCCGCCGACCGATGCACCACTCGCAGCGAGTCCGAGGCCGACGATCAAAAAGACGATTCCGCTGACGGTGAGCAGGATCTGGACGGTACTCTGAATCGACTGGGCTTCGGCGTCGCGTTGATCGACATTGGGGCTCATAGATTGAACTCTCAGTTAGGTCCCCGAAGTATCGCCAGCGGTCTTCGACACGTCCACTCGCGATCGACCGACAGTCGACTGACGGCGTGCCATCGCACGAGTACCGAAAGCTGGCGTGGCCACCGTGGCCGCGCGTCGGACCAGCGCTCGACTCGAGTGGCGGTTCGAGCCACAGGGGTGGGCACGATGTCTATCGCGTCCGCGTGTCGGGACAGTCATTGTCGGTTCGTTTCGTCTATCGGCGGATGACTATACCGCCGGTAAGACTGTTTCAGCAGTCGAAAGCGTATGCGCCATCAAGAGGGGGCCGACAGCACACATAGATGGTTGACACGATAGTAACCGAGAGTGGATCGAGTAACCACGGGCTACCGCCGACGAGCGGAATCCATCAGTCGATGATTGGCGAAGTGAAACCCGGAGTTAGCTAACTGCGGAGAGGCGAAGCGAGACAGCGGTTTGATCCAGTTTCGGGCCGGAGCGTGGAACGGTCTCGAGCGCTTTTGTGCGGTCTCACCTTCCCTCGAGATGGGAAGAAACATGAGCGAATCGACAACCAACGACCCGACGAGCGGAGAGGCGAGTGCGCGAGACCAAGGAGAGCCGGACGGACAGAAGTGGCTCAGCGGCATCGTGTCGGTGATCGGTCTGTGGATCGCCGTCTCGCCGACGATGTACGAGACGGCGGCATCGATCACCTGGAACAATACGCTAGTCGGTGGCGCGATCTTCTTGCTCGCGGGGTACAACTTCTATCGAATCGTCGCCGGCCATCCGACGAGTACGGGCGTCCTCTCACTCGTGACCTTACTCGCGCTGTGGACCGTCGTCGCGCCGTTCGCATTCGAGGGCCAGTTCGCGATGGCAGACCTCGGCGTCGCGAGCGAGGGACTCGTCTGGAGTAACGTCGTCTCCGGACTCATCGCGGCGGGACTCGCGGCGTACATCGCCTACGCTGCGGGTTCGGACGTTCAAACCGGAACGCCAGCCGAAACGCGTTGACGAATCGCCACGAAACCGTTACCTCGTTTTGAGGATGCTGTTCGGGACAATGGAAGTTCACTCGAGTAGTTGCGCCACTATTCGACCGTCGAAACGGCGGTGTCACGGTCAGTCGTCGTCGCCGTCATCGTCACTACCGAAGAGTCCGTCAGATCCGAACGGGCCATCGTCACCGAAGGGGCCGTCGTCGTCATCGTCGTCATCGTCGGCCTCGGTTACGTCATCGTCATCATCTGTCCCGGTTACGCCATCGTCGCTATCGTCCGCGTCATCGGAATCGTTGTCAGCCATCGTATCGTCCCCGACGGACTCGTTCGCCGGTTCGTCGTCCGATTCGTTACTCCCGAAGAGGCCATCGCCGTCGCCAAACGGCGGATCGGTCTCGTCGGTATCGTTCTCACTCGAGTCGTTGTCCGCCGTCTCGGAGTCGTCATCGTCCGCGGCATCCTCGTCGCCTCCATTTTCGGCCAGAGACTCGACGCTCGAGTCGTTCGCCGGCGAGTTCGAATCGGAGTTCGCCTCCGGTCCGAGGAAATCGGGGCCGAGTCCGGGCGTAAACACCATCGCGAGCGCGACGAACGTGAGCAAGACGACGACAGCGGTAACCAAGACTGTCGATGTGGGCGGTCTCGTGTCGTCGCCAGACCTGTGGGGATCACCTGAGCGAGCCATTCGATACTCGTCTTGTTCGGGGAGAGTGACTTTGTTAAGGTCAGCCAACTTCGAGCGGAAACGACGCTCGAGGCGGTTGCGCGAATTCCATCGGCGGTGAACATCCGAGCGAGCCGAACAATGAAATAGCCGGCACGCACACTGTTCGCCAAGAGCGCTCGCTACTATGACGAATCATTACGATCACGCGAAGGTCCAGGAGTTCTGGCAGTACGTCTGGGAACGCGACGATGTCTACAAGCTCTCTGCAGACGCCGAGGACCCGACGTACGTCCTCGGAATGTTTCCTTACACCTCCGGAACGCTCCACATGGGACACGTCCGAAACTACGCGATTACGGACGCCTACGCCCGATATCGACGAATGCGCGGCGACGACGTGCTCCACCCGATGGGCTGGGACGCGTTTGGTCTCCCCGCCGAAAACGCTGCCTTCGAGCGGAAGACCGACCCGCGCTCCTGGACCGAAGCGTGCATCCGTCGGATGCGCGAGGAACTCGAGACCATGGGCTTTGGTTACGACTGGTCTCGAGAAGTCACTACCTGCGAGCCGGAGTACTACCAGTGGAACCAGTGGCTGTTCAAGCGGTTCTACGAGGCCGGACTCGTCGAGTACGAAGCGGCCTCCGTCAACTGGTGTCCCGACTGCGAGACGGTTCTCGCCGCGGCCCAGGTGGAAGACCGCGAGGTTGAACACAGTGAAACCTCGGATGGAGCGAGCGGCAACGCCGCGAGCCGCGAGGCCGAACGAGATGGGATCTCGGACGGAGCGAACGGTGACGCCGCGAGCCGCGAAACCGAACGCGTTTGCTGGCGCTGTGAAACTCCCGTCAGCCGACGCGAACTCGACCAGTGGTTCTTCACGATTACCGACTACGCCGAAGAACTCCACGACGGACTCGAGGCCCTCGAGGGGTGGCCCGACGGCGTTCGCGAGATTCAGCGAAACTGGATCGGTCGACAGGAGGGTGCGCGAATCACGTTCGAGGTTCCACAAGCGGACGGCGGCGAGGTCGACGTCTTCAGCACCCGTCCGGAGACGGTTTTCGGGGCGACGTACCTCGCCGTATCGCCGGGTCACGAGCTAGCACGAGCGCTTGCCGAAACTGACGAGGAAGTCGCCGAGTACGTCGAGTCGGTCCGCGAGACAGATCCGAGCGACGTCGGATTCGCCGGCGTCGAAACCGACGCAACGGCGATCAACCCGTTAACCGGCGAGGAACTGCCGGTGTACGTCGCGGGGTACGTCCTCGAGGACGTCGGCACCGGGGCCGTCATGGGCGTCCCCGCGCACAACGACCGAGATCACTCCTTCGCGCGCGAACACGACCTGCCGATCGAACAGGTCGTCGTCCCGTCCACGCCGGCGGCTCACGACAGTTTCGAGAGCGGTCCCTACACCGAAGACGGAATCGTCGAGTACAACGGCGATGCCGAAGACGGCTCCGAAACGGACTACGACGGCCTCGAGAGCGATGTCGCCCGCGACCGAATCGTCGACGAACACGACGAACTCGAGGCCGACGTAACGTACCGTCTGCGCGACTGGCTGATCTCCCGCCAGCGTTACTGGGGGACGCCGATCCCGGTCGTTCACTGCGAGGACTGCGGGCACGTGCTCGTTCCCGACGAGGAGCTACCGATCGAACTTCCCGAGTTCGTGCGGACGACGGGGAACCCCCTCGAGGAACACGACACCTTCCGTGAGACGACGTGTCCGGACTGTGGTGGACCTGCCCGCCGCGAGACGGACACGATGGACACCTTCGTGGACTCCTCGTGGTACTTCCTGCGATTCCTCTCGCCCCACTTCGAGGACGCGCCGTTCGACACCGACCTCGCGGACGAGTGGCTGCCCGTCGACGTCTACGTCGGCGGCGAGGAACACGCCATTCTCCACCTGCTTTACACCCGGTTCTTCACGAAGGCGCTGGCCGATCTCGACATGCTCGAGCGTCGCGAACCCATCACGGAACTCAAGAGCCAGGGAACAGTGCTCTACGACGGCGAAAAGATGTCTAGTTCGAAGGGGAACGTCGTCGCGCCACAGGAGTACGGCGCGGAGACGACGCGGCTGTTCGTCCTCTCGGCGGCCCACCCCGAACAGGACTTCGAGTGGACGGCCAACAACGTTCGCGGGGCCTACGACCTCCAGCAGAATTTGTACGGCATGGCGGCCGCGTTCGTCGAGGAAGGCAATACGCGCGTCGAACGCGAGCCACACGACGAGTACGTCAGCCGGGAGATAGACCGAACTATCGCCGCCGTCACCGACGAGTACGACCGATTCCGGTTCCACCGGGCCGCGACGGAGATACAGGAACTGGCACGGCTCCTCCGCCGGTACAGGGCCTACGACCAACCACACGACGAGTGCTACCGACGCGGGTTGCTCGCACTCGCCGCGCTGATCGCACCGATGGCCCCCCACCTCGGCGAGGAGTGCTGGAACAAGCTCCGGGGCGACGGCCTCGTCGTCGAGGCCGACTGGCCGACGCCGGAACACGCCATCGAGAACTACCGACTCGAGCGACGCCTCGTCGACACGACGCTCGCCGACGTGCGAGACATCGTCGAGACGGCGGCCATCGACGATCCGGAGCGGATCGAACTCGTCGCGGCACAGGGGTGGAAGTACGACGCAACGCGCGCGCTCGAAGACCGCGTCGACGCCGCCGGCGCGAACGCGGATCCGACGTCGATGATCGACGCCGTCCTCGACGATGATACCGTCGCGGAACTCTCGGTCGATCGCGAGCGCGTCGCCACGTTCCTTTCAGCGCAGGCGACGCGGGGTGAGCAACGAGACGACGAGCCCTCGCTTCCAGCGACCGAGGAGCGAGCGATACTCGAGCGAAGTTCGTGGCTCGTCACCGACGAGTTCGATGCGTCCGTCGTCGTCCGTCAAGCCGAGGCGGACGACGAGTTGGCCACGCGAGCGCGACCGGGCAAGCCCGCGATTCGAATCGAGTGAGTGTGGCAGCCGAGATACTGGTCAAAACCATGTCACTACTACGTTGTCGTTGTGCTGACTTGGCGGAACGAACCGTCGCGGCCTGACCAAAGTTTGGTCTCGCCGTCCTTCGGTATCGAAGGTTTTCAGCCGGTTCCGATCAGGTTTTCGGGACGGAAGGACAGTTTTATTCCATCTGATTCGGTAGAGTGTCAGTATGACGGAGGGGGACGGCGACAGTGTTGACATGTCCTGCCAGCAGACACCGAGTCAGGCGGTAGTCGAAGCGGTCGCTGCGGCCGAAGGAGTTCCGCCTGAAGAGTTGTGTCCACCGGCCTACGAATCGTTGTACACTGTCGTCGATCCAGAAGCGCTCGACTCGCTCTTTGCATCACAACCCGACGGCATTCAACGACCGAACGGCGAAATTTCGTTTCCATTCTGCGAATACGACGTTACCATCGAGTGGAACGGCGAGATAACGCTCGAGGAGTTGTCCGACTGAGGGCCACGTCGTTGCGAACGAACGCCGTCGAGTTGTCGACGTACTCGAGGCTGCCATCGTGTTGACGTGCCTGCATCGCTCGGACTCTCGGTTCGTGGCGTGTGCCCGACGGCGAACAGCAAGACAGATACGGCGTCTGTTCAAACGTCCACTAATGGCGACTGCTTCCGCGAGACGGCGGCTTCGAGAACAGCCGATCGGTGCCACGATAGCGCTGACGATCGTCGGGTACGCGCTGGTTTTCGGGACGTTCCTCCTCGACTTGCCGATCTACCCGGATCTAACGCCCGATCAGGTCACGATGTTCACGCACGCGATTGCGGTGATCAACGCGGTGACCACGGTCTTCATCGTCGCGGGTTGGTACTGGATTCGAGTCGGCGAGGTCGAAAAACACCGAAAAGCGATGATCAGCGCGTTCGCCTTCATCGTGTTGTTCTTAGTTACGTATCTGACTCGAGTCGGCGGCGGAGACGGCGAGAAGCAGATCGTCGCACCCGCACTCGAGACGCTAGCCTACCAGATCATGCTCGGAATCCACATTATCCTCTCGATCGTCGCCGTTCCGGTCGTGCTCTACGCGCTGATTCTCGGGTTGACGCACACCCCGTCGGAACTTCGGAACACGTCCCACGCGAAAATCGGTCGCATCGCCGCGGCGTCGTGGGTGGTCAGTCTCGTCCTCGGCGTCGTCACGTACCTGCTGCTCAACCACGTCTACACCTACGAATTCGCCATCGTCGTTGCCCCGCTGATCTAATCCGGATCCGGGCGATTCGCTCGACGGCAACTCGTTTTGCATTCGCTCACACGTCCGCCAGTCCTGACGAAAACAAGAACGAGAAGCCGTTACGAAACCGAGACGCGAGGAGTACGCGATTACAGGTAACCTTCGTCGGCCAGTCGCTCGATCCCTTCCTCGAGTCGCTCCTCGCTCGCGGCGTAGGAGATTCGGGCGTAACCGGGCGTGCCGAAGGCGCTGCCGGGCACCGTCGCGACGTGAGCGTCTTCGATGGCACCCTCACACCAGGCCTGATCGTCCTCGGCTACGGGTAACATCATGTAGAACGCCCCCTCCGGCACGGCGACGTCGACGTCGTGGTCCTCGAGCAAGTCGACGACGAGTTCGCGGCGCTCGCCGAAGGCCTCGACCATCTCCGAGACCGCGTCGTCGGTGTTCTCGAGCGCCTCGATACCGGCGTGCTGGACGAAGTTGACGGCCGAGGAAACCGAGTGGCTGTGAAGCTTGCCGGCCTGGTCGATCAGTTCTTCGGGGCCGGCGAAATAGCCCAGTCGCCAGCCGGTCATCGAGTAGGCCTTCGAGAAGCCGTTGACGGTGACCGTCCGGTCGGCCATCCCCTCGAGCGTGCCCAGACTCGTTGGCTCGACGCCGTAGGTGATCTCCTTGTAAATCTCGTCGGAAATGACCGTGATGTCGTGTTCGACGGCGAGGTCGCGCACGCCCTCGAGTGCGGCGTCGGTGTAGACCGCGCCGGTCGGGTTCGACGGCGAGTTGACGATTAGGAGTTCCGTGTCGTCGGAGACGGCGTCGGCGAGGTTGTCGAGGGCCGGCTCGAGTTGGAAGTCGGTATCCGAGAGGTCGACGCGAGTCAGGTCGCCGCCGGCCATCTTGACCATCGCCTCGTAGGAGACCCACGCGGGGTCGAGCACGGCGACTTCGTCGCCCTCGCCGATCAGGGCCTGAATGATTTCGTAGAGCGCTTGTTTCGCGCCCGGCGTGACGATGATCTCGTCGGTCGTGTGCTCGAGGCCGTCGTCGGCGAGTTTGTCGACGATCGCCTCGCGGAGGTCGACGATGCCGGCGGAGGTGGTGTAGCCGGTGTGGCCGGCATCCATCGCGTCTTGGCCGGCGTCGACGATGTTCTGGGGCGTCGGGAAGTCGGGTTCGCCGACGGAGAGGTCGACGACGTCCGCGCCGTCGTTCTCGAGTTCGGTCGCGAGCGCGGAGATGGCGAGGGTTGCGGACGGTTCGACTCGGGTCAGGCGGTCGGTAAATTCCATGGTCATTGTTCTGCGTCGGGATCTGGGAGTGCTTCGACGAGGTCGAGCGCGCCGTCGACGGCCTTCGCGGCGTTCTCGACGCGTTCGCGTGATTCGGCGGCGGACATGCCCGGTCCCGTCACGCCGAGGGTGACGGGCGTATCACGCTCGAGGCCCACGTCGGCGAGACGCTGTGCGGCCGCGTCGGTGATAACCTGATCGTGGTCAGTGTCGCCAGTGATGACCGTCCCAATGACGGCCACGGCGTCGACGGCCTCGAGACGGGCGAGGCGATCCGCCGCGAGTGGCGCATCGTACACGCCCGGAACGGTGACTGTGTCGTACACCTCGGCACCCGCCGACTGGGCGGCCTCGAGGGCGTCGTTCTCCATCTGCTCGGTGATCGGACGGTTGAACTCCGCGACCACCAATCCGAGCGTGGTCATACGCGAGCGGTGGAGAGGGCGGGTAAAAGAGGTACCGTTCTCGAGTGAGGTGATGGCAAAATTCGGGTGCCGAACCAACAAGGATGACGAGACTACGAGGGGTGGCGTGGCTGGAGGACAACGGCTTCGTGTGACCCGCGGCGTCGACCGATCACGTCTGTAACGTGAGAGTGACACTGGCGTTTTTCGGTATCACGCTAATTCTATCGCCCTTGCTATCAGATACCAGTCGGGTAGGTTCATGACCGTCCGTGTCGTACCATGACATGGGTTTCCCACTCTCGTGAGCGGCGAGTCGGTCGGGCGCAAGGAGTAGTCGAACGGCGGGTGAGAATCCACAGGAGGGTCCCAATGGTATCGACAGAAATTCAGGAAGAAATCGAGGCGTATCTCGGAACGGTTCCAAGCTGGATCGAATCACTTCCGGAACCGGCCGCAGATCACAGTTGGAAACTCGTGCGCGACCTCCAGTTGGAGGAGACTGAGC includes:
- the glmS gene encoding glutamine--fructose-6-phosphate transaminase (isomerizing), producing MCGIIARIGHGNAAETLLSGLENLEYRGYDSAGIAVQNGSGVKIHKCSGEVSDLKSSLESRPHGNMGIGHTRWSTHGPPTDENAHPHTDTAGDVAVVHNGVIDNYDELRSELQAKGHEFESETDTEVIPHLIDDYREETGDSETAVRRAVETLEGSYAIAAIVDGEEAVYAARKGSPLVLGLDEEEWFLASDVPAFLDYTDEVIYLEDGDLVVLEPDSYQITDLGGETVERSTDTVDWDPEDAGKGEYDHYMLKEINSQPTTLANTIEGRVQDGDVVFEDLPEGTFADVETVQFVACGTSYHAAMYADQLLRSAGIRTDVVRASEYDSMSGPVDENTLVVAVTQSGETADTLDAVRTASANGARSLAVTNVVGSTAARETDDAVYIRAGPEVGVAATKTFSSQAVTLALLSQQLAADVPDVSPPEDSDAMLESLDALPGHLETVLENSNAESLASDLIDSQSFFFIGNGLGHPVALEGALKFKEITYEHAEGFASGELKHGPLALVTPETPVFAVATGSDSKTKTNAIEAQTRGAPIVAVSPDDNPLVDVAEDHLTIPDTHPVWAGLLANVQLQLLSYYAADELGRSIDKPRNLAKSVTVE
- a CDS encoding carboxypeptidase regulatory-like domain-containing protein, which translates into the protein MSPNVDQRDAEAQSIQSTVQILLTVSGIVFLIVGLGLAASGASVGGMLGSVSDDGDDDAEPADDADDADGDDADESDDGDADDGGDDGDDADDGDSGDDDADDGDSDDDADDSDDDADDSDDDDADDSDDDDAGDDDDADDSDDGDSDDDDQDPSDGDDSDGDEDDEQTLTVTTEDDDGDAVTDATVEIDGGFGLSDEQDVDGDGEAVFEVEDTDYTVSADADDHESAEDDIEVDGDDEELTLELEAEDDDDDDDDGDDGDADGDGATLTTAVVDDDDNDPIDDATVSLEDSSDFFASSETQEVDDDGMAEFEVEDGEYDLTAEADDYEPAETTVEVDGDDEGIAFELEEE
- a CDS encoding SPW repeat domain-containing protein, whose product is MSESTTNDPTSGEASARDQGEPDGQKWLSGIVSVIGLWIAVSPTMYETAASITWNNTLVGGAIFLLAGYNFYRIVAGHPTSTGVLSLVTLLALWTVVAPFAFEGQFAMADLGVASEGLVWSNVVSGLIAAGLAAYIAYAAGSDVQTGTPAETR
- a CDS encoding leucine--tRNA ligase; translation: MTNHYDHAKVQEFWQYVWERDDVYKLSADAEDPTYVLGMFPYTSGTLHMGHVRNYAITDAYARYRRMRGDDVLHPMGWDAFGLPAENAAFERKTDPRSWTEACIRRMREELETMGFGYDWSREVTTCEPEYYQWNQWLFKRFYEAGLVEYEAASVNWCPDCETVLAAAQVEDREVEHSETSDGASGNAASREAERDGISDGANGDAASRETERVCWRCETPVSRRELDQWFFTITDYAEELHDGLEALEGWPDGVREIQRNWIGRQEGARITFEVPQADGGEVDVFSTRPETVFGATYLAVSPGHELARALAETDEEVAEYVESVRETDPSDVGFAGVETDATAINPLTGEELPVYVAGYVLEDVGTGAVMGVPAHNDRDHSFAREHDLPIEQVVVPSTPAAHDSFESGPYTEDGIVEYNGDAEDGSETDYDGLESDVARDRIVDEHDELEADVTYRLRDWLISRQRYWGTPIPVVHCEDCGHVLVPDEELPIELPEFVRTTGNPLEEHDTFRETTCPDCGGPARRETDTMDTFVDSSWYFLRFLSPHFEDAPFDTDLADEWLPVDVYVGGEEHAILHLLYTRFFTKALADLDMLERREPITELKSQGTVLYDGEKMSSSKGNVVAPQEYGAETTRLFVLSAAHPEQDFEWTANNVRGAYDLQQNLYGMAAAFVEEGNTRVEREPHDEYVSREIDRTIAAVTDEYDRFRFHRAATEIQELARLLRRYRAYDQPHDECYRRGLLALAALIAPMAPHLGEECWNKLRGDGLVVEADWPTPEHAIENYRLERRLVDTTLADVRDIVETAAIDDPERIELVAAQGWKYDATRALEDRVDAAGANADPTSMIDAVLDDDTVAELSVDRERVATFLSAQATRGEQRDDEPSLPATEERAILERSSWLVTDEFDASVVVRQAEADDELATRARPGKPAIRIE
- a CDS encoding HalOD1 output domain-containing protein is translated as MTEGDGDSVDMSCQQTPSQAVVEAVAAAEGVPPEELCPPAYESLYTVVDPEALDSLFASQPDGIQRPNGEISFPFCEYDVTIEWNGEITLEELSD
- a CDS encoding DUF420 domain-containing protein, giving the protein MATASARRRLREQPIGATIALTIVGYALVFGTFLLDLPIYPDLTPDQVTMFTHAIAVINAVTTVFIVAGWYWIRVGEVEKHRKAMISAFAFIVLFLVTYLTRVGGGDGEKQIVAPALETLAYQIMLGIHIILSIVAVPVVLYALILGLTHTPSELRNTSHAKIGRIAAASWVVSLVLGVVTYLLLNHVYTYEFAIVVAPLI
- a CDS encoding pyridoxal phosphate-dependent aminotransferase; translation: MTMEFTDRLTRVEPSATLAISALATELENDGADVVDLSVGEPDFPTPQNIVDAGQDAMDAGHTGYTTSAGIVDLREAIVDKLADDGLEHTTDEIIVTPGAKQALYEIIQALIGEGDEVAVLDPAWVSYEAMVKMAGGDLTRVDLSDTDFQLEPALDNLADAVSDDTELLIVNSPSNPTGAVYTDAALEGVRDLAVEHDITVISDEIYKEITYGVEPTSLGTLEGMADRTVTVNGFSKAYSMTGWRLGYFAGPEELIDQAGKLHSHSVSSAVNFVQHAGIEALENTDDAVSEMVEAFGERRELVVDLLEDHDVDVAVPEGAFYMMLPVAEDDQAWCEGAIEDAHVATVPGSAFGTPGYARISYAASEERLEEGIERLADEGYL
- the ribH gene encoding 6,7-dimethyl-8-ribityllumazine synthase; amino-acid sequence: MTTLGLVVAEFNRPITEQMENDALEAAQSAGAEVYDTVTVPGVYDAPLAADRLARLEAVDAVAVIGTVITGDTDHDQVITDAAAQRLADVGLERDTPVTLGVTGPGMSAAESRERVENAAKAVDGALDLVEALPDPDAEQ